DNA from Musa acuminata AAA Group cultivar baxijiao chromosome BXJ1-5, Cavendish_Baxijiao_AAA, whole genome shotgun sequence:
GTTACATTGAAATGATGGAAATAAAATTCACCAACAACACCTTCACATTTGAATTGCAATTATTTATGATCCGGTTGAATGGAAATCTTATCGTCTGtggcaactctctctctctctctctctctctcttgtttcttCTCATGTGTGTCAGCTAGTTTTGACGATAAatatgtgtaaagtcctaaaatcAAATCTCATCTTCCTCGTTTaccattattaaaaaaaaaataaaaacaaattctTTTATATCGGGCTTTACCCATCTTTCTAGCCCACATATATCCACTGATAAGAGACTGTATAGATCCTTCGTGCAAAGAGTAATCACATGAGCTTCTTGCTGACGATACGTACATGTCATATATTGAGTTATTttatgatgagagagagaggcacTGGTTGTGTCTGGAACTGCTCATGACTTCATTTGCTCTTCTAAAGAGAGATGGATTTAGAAGATGGAGACACTAAGCGATGGGCTCTACGTGAGCTTCTTGCTGATTATACATATATGacgaagagagagagatggaactgTTCATGACTTCATGGACTTTTCTAATGGGAGATGGAtttagtagatagagaaactaaacAATGAACTCCACATGAGCTTCTTGctgatgatacacatcatataccAAGGCTTTTGGATGAAGAGAGAGATGGGCACGGGTTAAGTGTAGAACTGTTAATGACTTCATGGACACAGCAACATGCAGGTGAGTTTTCAGGGATGAGCTGCCTCCTCTGTCATATGCCTTGGGAGTGAATGCACTGAGATTGTAGTCATATGCCTCAGACTCTCCCATAAGTTTGAACAGTGTCATTTGCCCGCAGGTCCTTGCTGTTGATGCTGGTGTTCCCCAGAGAGTGCCTTTTGCAGTGTACTTCTCTATGCAATTTCCAATGACCAATGCAAATGTAATCTTTGTGTGACACTATCTACCCACAGCTTGTTTTCCTGTAGTTGGCCTTACCATGTTGCTTTCCACTGTCCAAAGCAAGTCTCCTTAGCTGAAACAATTGGCTTCTTGCGCCATTCCCTTACCTCATCATCAATTCCTTAACCCAAGTATCTCATGTTCATTGTTTAGTCACATACAGTTGTCTTGATTATGAGGACTAACAAGACAATTCTGCAAGATGAATCAAGTTGAATGAAGAATAGATTATCATTAGGTATAAACCAAAGAAGAGGGATATCTTCAAGTATTTTGTCCTTGTTGAGATTTACCACTACCATATATTTGTTTTATCTCATCATTTTCCTTCAATTGGGCAGGCTCAGATCATTCTTCTCAAGTCTCAGTAAGTTTTCCCTTCTCATGAAACATCATCGATCGTTTGTGATGCACCCAATGAGTTCTTAGTGCAGGACCagcctctccctatctatatctaTCCGTCTGTCAATCTAGCTATCCATCTCCTCTGTATGCGTTTGGTCCTTGTGGTGTCTGCAAACCATTCCTCTCAATTACTCTGCAACATGTATTGTGAGGTACAGTTATTTCTCCATTACCTCACGTTTTCTGGTCCCAATGAATGTTTACCACCATGGCAATAAGTATCCTACTGAGTGCACAaacctactctctctctctctctctctcgatcatcACAATTCAGCACCATACAACATTAGTGGCATGCCATAGCTTTCCTTGGATTACAGTGGCAGTTCCACAGCAGATGGGGGAACCACAAAGGAGCTTTCCCCAAGTGATGGGGGGCCAAGCACCATGGACACCTTCCACTGTTAGTTTGCATCTTTAGGCTGTCATGAGTGCATTCATGACAACTCCCAGTACATCAACAGAGGCACATGCATGCGCGCAGTGTTGAGGCAATTATAATAGACAACACATAGGTAGGCACAGTTCCCTGTGATGTGCACATGTGGGGGAGGCTGCTCATGGCACACAGAAGAAGAGCTGTTCTGAACAAAGGGAAGGATGGTCTCTGTATGGTCGAGAACAGTGGGAGGAAAATAGAAAGAGGAAAACATACATCTGATCAACCTTCCACAATTCTTTTCCTGTTGCAAGGATTCAATGATTCATATGGTTAGAGATCACAAGGATTCAATGATTCAAATCCTGTGTAGATCTATTGCTAGTGTAAGAAAATAGTAAGAATCGTGGAAGTATGTTGTGAAGTTACAGTAAGTAGATTTCTTGCCAACTTTCTACTTGTTTGACAAGCCCATAAATTTGAGTGGGTGAAGACTGTTCCTCTGCAACCCTTCACTTTTGTTTGAAGAAAGTTCCCTTCCTTGACATGGCAATTGCATGGATTTTGTCTTCATGTGCTGACACTTGTCTCATGCAGGTTTACAAGCTCCAATTCGCAAGATAAAAGAAGTTTTAAGGAACTTTTAATAGCCTTAATCATGCCCACTGCAAGCAGCACTACATTTCTCTTGAGCTTCTCTAACACCTACGTTTGCATGAGAGTCTACTGCAGACTCTCTCTTTCAGGCTTCAATAACACATTACAAAGCAGGAGATCAGAGACGTTGTCAGCAGTGCAGCAGCTAAGATCTCATGCATCACGCATGACGCTGCAGTGGAAGGACGGAGCTTCTCGAGCTCCGGCCAAACGAGAAGAAAGACCGCCGAAATCGTCCGGTCTCGCCACCGTCTCCACCCCAAACGTCGCTACTGCTTCCTTCGTCATTGCCTCCTTCAAAACAGCAGTGTTGCTTTCGTCTCAGGATCTCCTGGACTGAAAGGTAAAGCTGCCTATCAGTAGACGAGTCCATGGAGAGTGACCTCCGTATAGGCTGCACGCAGAACTGCTCATCCTTCGACCTGACATCAATGCATTCGTCCCCCATGCTCCCCACTTTGTGATACTTCCACCAATTCTTCCTCGGCAACGGATCAGTACCCTCCTCGCTCGAGCTCTGGCCGCCACCAACTTCATCGCCGACCTCGATCACCGTGCCTCCACTCTGCTCAGTCCGAGGGGCGAGAACTATGATGCGATCCATGGCCAAGCCGATGGGAGAACTCGCGATATCCGACCGGCAGAGCGGGCATTTCGCGTTGAACTGGAGCCAGGTATCAATGCAGTCGATGTGGAAGGCATGAGAGCAGTTGGGAAGCAGCTTGAGCCTTTCCTCCTCTCGGAACTCATTCAAACAGACCGCGCAATCTCGAAAGGACATTCTCTGGTCGGTGTCAGCGTCGTCGTCTCTGGCTTTCGTGAATTTGACGACAGGAATCGAGCGGATGACAGAAGGATCGAGGCCACGGAATCCAGCAGTAAAGGCGTGGTCGACGGGAGGTACGTAGAGGTGGCGATGGCGGCGGAAATGGGTGGAAGAGAAAACGCGGCGGAGGATGTCGGAGCGGCGCCAGCTGGGGCTGCACTTGATGACGAAGACGTAGTAGCTAACGAGGAGGATGGCCGTGGTGAGCATGCCAAAGATGGTGGTGGCCAAGATCGGGAAGCTGGTTATAAAGGTGGAGGAGGAGTGTGGAGGTGGTGGAGGTTGCTCAAGATGCTCAACAGTTGCATCCATTACAGGTGACTGTCACAAGAGAGCCGAAGACGAGAACAGCGATAGATACAACGAGATACGCTTGGAAGAGGTCTTGAGACGAAGAATGAAGAAATGGAGCCGACTGCACTACGCTTGTTCTCAAGATAAATAAGGCGGCCAActcagaggagagagagagagggatcaaGAATCAAGGTGGGTCAACCAAGGTCTACTGAGAGGAAAAGACAAGTTGGGAATACATGGGAAGACATGGATGGGAAAGGGCTGCAGGCAGAGAAGCAAGAGTGATGGTTTAGCTTCACAATGGCGACAATACATCGAGCAAGGAGCGAGAGGGGTTCGCAAAGCTTGCAGCACATCAGCTGACACCAGCAGTCATCGACAGCTTCTGTCGAAGCTTTTAGCCCCGAGGCGCAGAAGACGAGGAAGCCATGGTTTCGGTGTCGAAGCGCGTAGTAGACCCGAGAGTAGACCCTGGTTTCTGTGTCGAGGCGTACGTCCTTCGAAGCAACCGGCCTCCATCAATAACAGGAGAGGACCTCAAGAGGAAATCCCCCTCCCTACATAAAGAGAATTGTTCTTGGTTGTTTCTGCGACTCTCCGTCGAACACCTGGTGGGAGCGTGAGATTCGCAAGGGTCATAGTCGACGAGATCCCTTTTCCATCATGGTCTCATCATGTTTGGCTTTTGTTTGCTCTTCGAGATAGATTTCGGGGATCACAACCTGCTTTGCTGTGGGTAGAGGTCGAGTGACAGCAAGGGTGAGGAGCGTCTCGTCTACCTCCCACTCCCCCTCACTGGTACAGAAAAAGCTCAGTCAAATGACAAAAGAGTTCGTGTTTGTCCTGGGAACGGATCACGTGAACTCGTGCTACGTTTTCTGTAGGATTCGACTAACACGACTAATATGTGATCGACAAGCAAATTATTGTCATTGTTACGTAGTCAAAGTATAACTCGGGATATATCACAAGCATAGTCAATAAAATGCTTTATTAGTCAACACAAATATCCATGTGACGTCAACAACAAACGATGTTGTTGATATTGAATGTGGTCATACATCGGTTTAGCCTCACATCAAAGacaataattaatttatatttaaatattttataccaaTAATTCAAACTTATGAAGTGAATCAATTAAATCTCTCTtactcagaattataattttttatataaaaaaattatattaaaatatatatatatatatatatatatatatatatatatataattttttatttacttttacaAGAATATTTACTGTAATACCATCCTCGGGTCGTATCGAATGGATTTATAAGGAGTAGATGAGTCTtttgtgatagaagataagatttcttcaactatacgaggaaatctctctattctgttgaggaaaatttttTATTGGAAATCCTTCCTTTTGTATGAGAGGGAAatccttcaataaagcttctttaataattatttttatcttctattatttttatcattttggaCTGATGATTTAGACAAAACGAATGATA
Protein-coding regions in this window:
- the LOC135675091 gene encoding RING-H2 finger protein ATL16-like, with amino-acid sequence MDATVEHLEQPPPPPHSSSTFITSFPILATTIFGMLTTAILLVSYYVFVIKCSPSWRRSDILRRVFSSTHFRRHRHLYVPPVDHAFTAGFRGLDPSVIRSIPVVKFTKARDDDADTDQRMSFRDCAVCLNEFREEERLKLLPNCSHAFHIDCIDTWLQFNAKCPLCRSDIASSPIGLAMDRIIVLAPRTEQSGGTVIEVGDEVGGGQSSSEEGTDPLPRKNWWKYHKVGSMGDECIDVRSKDEQFCVQPIRRSLSMDSSTDRQLYLSVQEILRRKQHCCFEGGNDEGSSSDVWGGDGGETGRFRRSFFSFGRSSRSSVLPLQRHA